The following proteins come from a genomic window of Meles meles chromosome 1, mMelMel3.1 paternal haplotype, whole genome shotgun sequence:
- the SPSB1 gene encoding SPRY domain-containing SOCS box protein 1 has protein sequence MGQKVTGGIKTVDMRDPTYRPLKQELQGLDYCKPTRLDLLLDMPPVSYDIQLLHSWNNNDRSLNVFVKEDDKLIFHRHPVAQSTDAIRGKVGYTRGLHVWQITWAMRQRGTHAVVGVATADAPLHSVGYTTLVGNNHESWGWDLGRNRLYHDGKNQPSKTYPAFLEPDETFIVPDSFLVALDMDDGTLSFIVDGQYMGVAFRGLKGKKLYPVVSAVWGHCEIRMRYLNGLDPEPLPLMDLCRRSVRLALGKERLADIHTLPLPASLKAYLLYQ, from the exons ATGGGTCAGAAGGTCACTGGAGGGATCAAGACCGTGGACATGAGGGACCCCACGTACCGGCCCCTGAAGCAAGAGCTCCAGGGTCTGGACTACTGCAAGCCCACCCGCCTAGACCTGTTGCTGGACATGCCCCCCGTGTCCTACGACATCCAGCTGCTCCACTCGTGGAACAACAACGACCGATCGCTCAACGTCTTTGTGAAGGAGGACGACAAGCTGATCTTTCACCGGCATCCGGTGGCCCAGAGCACGGACGCCATCAGGGGCAAGGTCGGGTACACACGCGGGCTGCACGTATGGCAGATCACGTGGGCCATGAGGCAGCGGGGCACACACGCGGTGGTGGGGGTGGCGACAGCAGACGCCCCCCTGCACTCCGTGGGGTACACGACCCTCGTGGGGAACAATCACGAGTCCTGGGGCTGGGACTTGGGGCGCAACCGGCTCTATCACGATGGCAAAAACCAACCGAGCAAAACGTACCCGGCCTTTTTGGAGCCGGATGAAACATTTATTGTCCCTGACTCATTCCTCGTGGCCCTGGACATGGATGATGGCACCCTGAGCTTCATTGTGGACGGACAGTACATGGGAGTGGCTTTTCGAGGACTCAAGGGCAAAAAACTGTATCCTGTAGTGAGTGCCGTGTGGGGCCACTGTGAGATCCGCATGCGCTACTTGAACGGACTCGACC CCGAGCCCCTGCCGCTCATGGATCTGTGCCGCCGCTCGGTGCGCCTGGCCCTGGGGAAGGAGCGTCTGGCTGACATCCACACGCTACCACTGCCGGCCTCCCTCAAGGCCTACCTCCTCTACCAGTGA